The Halocalculus aciditolerans nucleotide sequence TCCACTCGCCGCCAACCGGCTCCCCGCCGTCCATCAACACGCCCGTTCGCTCGCGCATCCGCCGGTAGAACGCCTCCTGTTTCGGTATCTCGTCGAACCACTCGTCGAACGCCGCGGGCGTCGAGAGAAACGTCTCGTTCCCGACGAACTCGACGTCGCCGCCCGCGTCCGCGATGGTCTCGCGGAGCGCCGCCGCGGCGTTCCGGCCCGCCGGCCGCATACACGTGAGCGTCTCCTCCGGGTGGTCGTCGAAGAAGGCGGTGAAGCCCTCCGCGAAGGAGTCCGCCTGTTCGTAGCGGACGGTGACGCCGTCGTCGCGGAGGGCGTCGCGGAGATGCCGCATCGCCGAGAACACGAGGACGAGCTTCTTCGCGTGGTAGGGTTTCCGAGCCGCGAACTCGCGGGACTCCACCATGAGCACGCGCTCCGGGTCGTCGGCGAGCGGACCGGCGCGCCGCACGAGCTGGTCGCCGAGCACGAGGACCGTCATAGTCGACGAGACGCTCGGACGACTCTTCAGCGTATCCGCTAACGAGGAAGTTTGAACTGACCTCAGTGAGACGCGCCCGGCGATGCCCTCCACACATCCAGGCGACGACCCGGACGGCCGAGCGGACGCAGACGGCGTCGACGCCGCAGGTGACGCGGACCCGCCGGGGGACGGACGGGCCGCGTCGGCGTCGCGACTGGCGGAGGCGAAGCGCGTCACCGGGGACGCGCCGTGGCTCGCGGTCGTTCCCGCGCTCCTGTCGGTCGCGTCGCCGGACAAAATCGGTGAAATCGCGGCCTACGACGGCTTCCACGTCGGCGTGAAGTTCGCGCTCCCGCCGGGCGTCGGGTCGCTCTGGACGCTCGTGGACCCGCCGAGTCAGGGAGTCACCGTGAACGCGCCGCCGTCGCTCCTCGTGCTCGCGGCCGGCGCGGCCCTGGCGCGCTCGGCGCGGGGTATCTCGGCGCGCTCGGCCAGCGCGCTCGCGGCGACCCGCTCGCCGCCCGCGAGTGCGCACGGCTCCTCCCGCACGTCCTCGGGTTCACCGTCCTGCGCGCCGGCGTCGGGTACGCGCTTCTCGTCCTGCTCGTCGGCCGGGGTGCGGTCGGCGTCGCGTCCGCGTTCGTCCTCCTCGCCGTCCTCGGCTACCTGACCTGCGGGACGCCCTACCTCCTCGCATACCACGTCGGCCTCCCGCGCGCCCTCGTCGAGAGCCTGCGACGCGCCGTCGACGACCCGCGGTACGCCGGATTCGTCGCGCGCTACCTCGTCGCCGCGGCCGTCGTCTCGGTCCCCCTGAGCGCCGTCACGGTGAACGCCGGCGTCGGCGGCGGCGTACCCCTGCGTGTAGACGGCGTCGAGCTGGAGGAAGCCGACGGGGAGGGGGCTCGCGAGGACCATGACGGCGAGGCCGGCGTTAGCGAGCCAGAAGGAGCGGCGGCACCACGGCGGGTCCCGGTCGGCGCTGGTGGCGCGGAGGACTACGCGCGTGCCGAGCGCGAGCATCCCGAAGGCACCGAAGAGCGCGGCGAGGGCGGCGGCGACGGTGCGACGCGAGAGTTCCGTCAATCGCCGCGACGGAGACCCGCGTCGAGTAGCCCGCGGCCCGAGAGGTTTTAGTCGGCGAGCGGCGAGGGAGAGGCATGGTCGAGACGCGGCGGTCGTTCCTGCGGGCGGCGGGCGTGACGGCGCTCGCGGCGACCGCTGGCTGCATCACGGACGCGGCAGAGACGCCGGAGTTCCTCACCGACGGGCCGAGCTACGACGGCTGGTTCGAGAACACGTCGAACTTCACGGGCACGCTCGACTACACGGGCCGCGGGCAGGTGGAAGTCGAGGTGGGCGTGCCGGGGAACGGCGGACACTTCGGGTTCGGGCCGGCGGCGATAAAGGTCTCGCCGCGCACGGTCGTGCGCTGGGTGTGGACGGGGAAGGGCGGCAGTCACGACGTCGTGGCGGTCGACGGCTCCTTCGAGTCCGACTACCACCATCAGCCCGGCGCGTCGTTCACGCATCAGTTCGACGAGCAGGGCGTCCACCGGTACGTCTGCGAGGCGCACGCCGAGAAGGGGATGCGGGGCGCGGTCGTCGTCGGCCACTGACGCCACACGGTCTGCGACCCGCGCGACCGTGCGGTCTAAACCTCCGCGTCGCCTACCGGAGACCGTGCAGAACGTCACCGACCGTACGAGCAACCCGTTCGGCATGAGCCCGCCCGGTGACCGCGTCGTCCACGGCTACGGGGACGCGAACGCGGACTTCCACGTCGTCGGCGACCACCCCGGCGTCCACGGCGGCGTCGACACCGGCATCCCGTTCACGGGGACCGCGGCCGTCGAGCGATTCTGGGACGCGCTCGCCGCCGTCGGCCTCGCGGCCGCGGAGCCGGAGCCGACGCTCTCGAACTGCTTTGCGTCCTACCTCCACGCCGCCGTCCCCGACGCCGACGGCGCGCCCACGAGCGCGTCCTACGACCGCCACGAGGCGTTCTTCGATTCGGAGCTCCGCGCCATCACCGCCCACGTTCTCCTCCCCGTCGGCGAGCGCGCGACCCGTCACGTCCTCGAACAGTACACGCCCCGCCCGGCGGCGCTCGCGGACGACCTCGACGCGATTCACGGCGAGGAACTCAGCGGGTCGGGCTTCCTCGTCGTCCCCGCGAAAGACCCCGCGGACTGGACGGGCAGCGACTTCGACGACTACGTCGACGGCGTCGAGCGCGTCATGTCGTGGGACTACCGTCGAGAGAGCGACCTCGGTCGATTCCTCCCCGGCGACGAGACGTACACCGTCCGGTGACGACGCCGATGAGCGAGCTGCCGTGACTGTCCGTCCGCCCGTCGCTCCCTCGACGAATCGATTACTCTCCCGTCTCGTCTCGGAGTTCCGTCCGCCGAATTTTTCCAGTTACCGTCTTGGGGAGGTCGTCGACGAACTCGACCTCCCGAGGGTACTCGTGGGCGGCGACCTCCTGCTTGACGTGGCTCTGGATGTCCTCGACGAGCGCGTCGTCGGCGTCGCCGCTGTAGGAGTCGGAGCGGACGACGTAGGCTTTCACGATGTTGCCGCGTTCGGGGTGTGGTTTGGGGACGACGGCGGCTTCGGCGATGGCGGGGTGTTCGCCGAGCGCGCTCTCGACGTCGAACGGCCCGATGCGGTAGCCCGAGGAGAGGATGACGTCGTCCGCGCGGCCCTCGAACCAGAAGTAGCCGTCGTCGTCGAGGTGGCCGAGGTCACCCGATAAGTACCACTCGCCGTCCGGGCCGTCGACGAAGCAGCGCTCGGTCTTCTCGGGCTGCTCCCAGTAGCCGGCGAAGAAGCAG carries:
- a CDS encoding uracil-DNA glycosylase family protein, coding for MQNVTDRTSNPFGMSPPGDRVVHGYGDANADFHVVGDHPGVHGGVDTGIPFTGTAAVERFWDALAAVGLAAAEPEPTLSNCFASYLHAAVPDADGAPTSASYDRHEAFFDSELRAITAHVLLPVGERATRHVLEQYTPRPAALADDLDAIHGEELSGSGFLVVPAKDPADWTGSDFDDYVDGVERVMSWDYRRESDLGRFLPGDETYTVR
- a CDS encoding halocyanin domain-containing protein, yielding MVETRRSFLRAAGVTALAATAGCITDAAETPEFLTDGPSYDGWFENTSNFTGTLDYTGRGQVEVEVGVPGNGGHFGFGPAAIKVSPRTVVRWVWTGKGGSHDVVAVDGSFESDYHHQPGASFTHQFDEQGVHRYVCEAHAEKGMRGAVVVGH